The Acropora palmata chromosome 10, jaAcrPala1.3, whole genome shotgun sequence genome contains a region encoding:
- the LOC141894399 gene encoding uncharacterized protein LOC141894399 — translation METPTIESIEFKVDENTDEEHLAIDIKQETVEIQAMSSNNEEPEGKDELVVITSDDLAGMSDQIEQRLTEFSIDHDKVYEEWIYVDVDKSTYEVKENVLLLSSVYGNNYPCCSVM, via the coding sequence ATGGAAACACCAACGATTGAAAGTATTGAGTTCAAAGTTGATGAGAATACTGATGAAGAACATCTTGCCATCGACATTAAGCAAGAGACTGTGGAAATTCAAGCAATGAGTAGCAACAACGAGGAGCCAGAAGGTAAAGACGAATTGGTGGTGATCACATCTGATGACTTAGCTGGAATGTCTGATCAAATAGAACAGAGATTAACAGAATTTTCCATCGATCATGACAAGGTTTACGAAGAATGGATTTACGTAGATGTCGACAAATCGACCTACGAGGTCAAAGAAAACGTTCTTCTTCTGAGCTCCGTTTACGGAAATAACTATCCCTGTTGTTCAGTCATGTGA